From the genome of Clostridiaceae bacterium:
AATGGCTTGATAAGCGGAGAAAACAGAAATGAAAAAACGTATACTGGCTTGGGTATTATTAATAGGATTTGTATTGTTGATTATCAACTTGTTGACCTTCAGGTTATATTTGGAAGTCAGTCTGATTATTTATACTATTGTAGCTTTGACATTTGTTTTTTTAAATATGGGCAATAAAACTTAAATTTATTTGAATCTATTAATTCAAACATTTATTTAATTAAATGTTTGAATGTTTAATTAGCTGATATTTAGGGAAATAAATAAATTAATAGTAATGCTTTTTTAAAGCTGGGAGGAATATACATGGAAAAAAGATTTATATATATGGATCATTCAGCTACTACTGCTTTAAAACCGGAAGTATTGGAAGCAATGATGCCATACCTAACTACTAAATATGGCAATCCTTCTACTGTGTATTCAATCGGAAGGGAAAGCAAAATGGCCGTTGAGGAAGCCAGAGAAAAAGTTGCAAAAGCATTAGGTGCTCAACCAAAGGAAATATTTTTCACTGGCTCAGGAACAGAAGCAGACAACTGGGCAGTCAAGGGTATAGCATTTGCCAACAAGGATAAAGGAAAGCATATCATTACAACTGCTATAGAACATCATGCAGTTTTGCATACATGCCAATATCTTGAGAAAAATGGCTTTGAAGTGACTTATCTTCCTGTTGACGAATATGGACAGGTATCACCGGAACAGGTTGAAAAAGCAATAAGACCGGATACCATCCTGGTTTCAATAATGTTTGCCAACAATGAAATCGGCACAATCCAACCTATTGCAGAAATAGGTAAAATTACAAGAGAAAAAAATGTTTACTTCCACACTGACGCGGTGCAAGCAGTGGGCAATCTGGAAGTTGACGTAGAAGCTCTGAATGTTGATATGTTGTCCCTTTCTGCTCATAAATTCTATGGTCCAAAAGGTATAGGAGCTTTATATATAAGGAGAGGTACAAAAATCGGATCCTTTATGCATGGTGGAGCTCAAGAGAGGGGAAAAAGGGCAAGTACTGAAAATGTTGCAGGTATAGTAGGCCTTGGTAAAGCAATAGAAATCGCAACAAGCAACATGAAGGAGTATAATAAGAAGCTTATTGAATTAAGGGATAGAACAATAGATGAGATAATGAAGAGAGTTCCTTTCGTCCGACTGAACGGACACAGGACCAGCAGGCTCCCGGGCAATGTAAACTTTTCATTTGAATATATTGAAGGAGAGTCATTACTTTTAATGCTGGACATGAAGGGTATTGCTGCATCCAGTGGATCGGCATGCACATCTGGTTCTCTTGATCCTTCACATGTGTTGCTGGCTATTGGACTTCCCCATGAAATTGCCCATGGTTCTCTAAGATTAACATTCGGTGAAGAAAATACCCAGGAAGATGTTGACTACTTATTGGAAGTATTGCCTCCAATAGTTGAGAAACTAAGAAAGATGTCTCCGCTATATGAAATAATTTAATGAAGGAGGGGGAAAAATGTATAGCGAAAAAGTAATGGACCATTTTATGAATCCCAGAAATGTTGGAGAAATAGAAAATGCAGATGGAGTAGGCCAGGTTGGAAACCCTAAATGCGGCGATATAATGAAAATGTACTTGAAAATAGAAGATAATATTATAAAAGATGCAAAGTTTAAGACCTTTGGTTGTGGAGCCGCAATTGCCACAAGCAGTATGGCTACTGAATTGATTAAAGGAAAAACCATAGATGAAGCTTTAAAGATTACAAATAAAACAGTGGCAGACGCTTTGGATGGATTGCCACCTATAAAAATGCACTGCTCTAATCTGGCTGAAGAAGCCATAAGGGCAGCTATAAATGATTATAAAGCAAAAAAAGGTATCCCTGTTGAAGATGATGGTTTTGCCTGCAGCAGAAGATGTGATGACATCCATCATCATACTACTGATGAATAGATCTGAATAGATTGATTAATGTGTAGAGGTAAATAATCATAGGAATGGCGGTTATAGGATGGCAAAAGGGAAAGTTATGGTAGCAATGAGCGGTGGCGTGGACAGTTCTGTCGCAGCCGCTCTATTGCTTGAACAAGGATATGAGGTAATCGGTGTAACCATGCAAATATGGCAGGATTCCGGCATGGCAAACAGAATTGAAGGAGGATGCTGTTCCTTATCTGCTGTTGATGATGCCAGAAGGGTTGCCAATAAGCTTGGTATACCATATTATGTTTTAAACATGAAAGACATATTTGCTGATAAAGTTATTAATTACTTTATCGATGAGTATTTTCAGGGCAGAACACCTAATCCTTGCATTTCATGTAACAGGTATGTGAAATTCGACGCCTTATTGAGAAAAGCTGTTGCTATGGGCATGGATAAGGTGGCTACAGGTCATTACGCCAGAATTAAATATGATTCCGGCAGAGGCAGATATTTACTAAAAAAATCAGTTACAGAAAAAAAAGACCAGAGCTATGCATTGTATAACTTAACTCAGTATCAACTTGAGAGGATATTGACTCCGGTAGGGGACTACACTAAGGAAGAAATAAGAAAAATCGCAGAAAACATTGGCATTAGCGTTGCTCATAAACCTGACAGCCAGGAAATCTGCTTTGTTGAGGACAACAACTATGGAAGGTTCATATCAGAAAGCTGTCCAGGCAAAGTCAAACCTGGTAACTTTGTTGATAAAGATGGTAATGTGCTCGGAAGGCATAAGGGAATAATCTATTATACAATAGGTCAGAGAAAAGGCTTAGGAATAACCTTTGGAAAGCCAATGTATGTTATAGATATTGATGCTGAAAAAAATGAGGTGGTTCTGGGAGATGAAACCCAGGTTTTTTCAGACAGCTTGGTTGCCAATGATTTAAATTTTATTTCAATTGAAAAGCTGGATAAAGAAATGAAGGTAACTGCTAAAACACGATATACAGCAAAAGAAGCAGATGCAACCATTTTCCCTATGGAGAATGGTGAAGTGAAAGTAGTGTTTGATTCTCCTCAAAGAGCCATCACACCTGGTCAGTCTGTAGTGTTCTATGATGGTGATATTGTTGTAGGCGGAGGCACAATAGTCAGGACACCGGCGAAATAGCGGTGGTAGATTTTGAAAATATAGGATAGATAAGGTGGTTGTTTTACTAATTTAATATCTAGTCTAATATCTAGTTTAATGTATAGTATTGTTGAAAGAATTTGTAATGTGGTTATATATATGATAGCCTTGATAGAGAGAAATTTTATCAAGGCTTTTTCATTAAGTAAGACAATATAATTATACTGTATGGGCAAAAATGACTCCAGCGCAACAATGATCAATTTCGTTCAACCCAATAATATATGAGTATAACAACAGTAATATGCTTATACAAGCTACAACTTACATCTACTGTTCTTGAAAACTAGCAGAGACGAAACAAATTGTTTCTATAAATAGTTATAACAGAATACGGACGGATTTCTTTCACTGGGATATTCTCCAAGAGAAGTTCCATATAATGTTTCAGATAATATAACACCAAGCAGGAAAATTTTCAGATTCATCTAATATATTTTTATTAGATGAGAAATAAAATCAAACAAGGAAGTGTTTTATCCAGGCAATTATACACTTGGATTGGGAAAGATGGTTATTGTACTTGTCGCAAATAACTTTCATGCTGACGGAGATATATCTGACTTTTCAGTGAAGGATTTTGCAGAAAAGCTGTCAAACAGGGGGCATAAGATTCGAATTATTACGTATGATGATGAGCTAACAGGCCAAAAGAATCGGGAAAACAGTTATGAAATATTCCATGTATTAAAACTGAAGCTTCCTCTTGCCAGTTTGTTTTGCAGAAGAGAATATAAATTGTCTGCTATGAATATTAATAAGGCTTTATCCGGAGCAAATGTTGTACATATCTGCCAGCCTTCGATTCTTGGAAAAAAAGTATATAAAGCAGCTAAACGGTCAGCTATTCCTGCTGTTGCCGGATTTTACAATGAGCCTGAAAATATAATACGCTGGCTTTTTTACCGGAATTTTTCACATATTCATTGTCTATCTAAATCTGTCGCTGCACAGCTTCGCGCACATGGATACAAAGCATGGCTTCATGTCATATCAAATGAACAAGATTCTCCGGAAAATAGCGTGAGAAGAATGGAAATCATGTATTCATCTTTATCCGGAAAACGAGATAAGAACGAATATGCCAAGGGCTTATTGTTCAAATTGTTTTCCCGATTATTCTATACATGTTTTGCCATACCTCTTATGAAATTTTGGATGCATGTTGTCCTGGGAGCCAGAATCCGAGGAAAAGAGAATCTTAAAGGACTACGCAGTGCAGTAACGGTTTGTAATCATGTGCATTTTCTGGACAGTGTTATGGTGGCTCTGGCGCTTTTTCCGAGGAAAGCCACTTTCCCAACCTTTACAAAAAATATAAAGTCTCTTTGGCCGGGGAAAATAGTACGAATACTTGGAGGTGTGCCTATCCCGGAAAATATCAGTGAAGTAAAAACATTCTTTAACGAAATGGAATTTCTATTAAGAAAAAATCATATAGTGCATTTATTTCCTGAAGGGATAGTGAGGCCATATGATACCTGTTTGCGGAGTTTTAAGAAAGGAGCTTTTTATTTGGCTGCTCAAGCCCGTGTTCCAATTGTCCCAATGATAATCACTTTTGAACCGCCCAAAAGAGTATATAGATTGATACGAAAAAAACCAGTAATGACCCTTCATGTAGGGAAACCTATTGAACCTGTTGATACTGAGCCTCGAGAAGATGCACAGCACCGCATGAAAGTAATATACAAGCGAATGAACAGCTTTGCAAAAAGAAACATTGAACAAATGCCATAAAAAAACAGCCACTCCTTCTTAGCTTAATTAACTGTGCTAAGAAGGAGCTGTAAACTAACCATATTCACATAATGGGCTTACTGAACGTTATATAAGCCTTTACTTTTCATATAGTTGAAAATACCTTCTCCATGTTGCTGTTCTTCTTTTTGGATATGGTTCAGGACCTGCCTTATATTAGTATCTGTAAATTCAAAGATGGCAGTATTGTACGCACTTGATACATACTTTTCAGCCATTAACATATCTGAGCAAAGAGCAGCATCATTTTGGTTATTCATGCCTGACTGTGCTTGGGTTTGCTGATATTGCTGGTTCTGCTGATTCTGTTGATTCTGCTTACCTTGCTGTTGTGCCATATTCGGGACCTGACCACTTAATATTTGATTAATTGTGTTATAATGCTCCTGTTCCTGTTTTGCATAGTTTTTAAATAACTGCTTTAATTGTGGGTCCTGAGTTTGATTTGCATAATTGTTATATTTTTGTATACATATCTCTTCATGGCTTTTTTGATCTTCTAAAAGCATTCTTTCTTTTTGGCTTAGTTGTACTGCCAAAGCAATCACCTCCTTGTGATATTTTGCTACAATTCCATGGACTTATTCATTAATTAATTAACAGGAACATTTTATAATTCATGCTCTATGGAAAAATAATCACACTGAGGTATAATTTTCAAACTTAAAGACGTGTAAACACCGGCTTTCTGTTTTCGTAATGGGCAACATACTTAAAGCCGGAATCAAGCAGGAGTTTGCTGAAATCCTCAAATTTGTAGCCTATATGCTCTTCGCTATGAGAATCAGAACCTAAAGTGATAATTTCACCACCTAATTCTTTATAACGCAGCAATATATTTTTATCATATACAGGTACTGGCTTTCCATCATTTCTGTTTAAATAAGATCTGGTGTTTATCTCAAAACCTTTTCCGTCACTTACTATTTTTTTCAGAATAGCATCAAACAAATCGCTATAATCAGCATATTTCAACGACCTGTCATAATAATTGGCCTTCCTTATTATAAAATCGAAATGACCAACAATATCATAATTAGAATAGTTATTTATCATAAATAAAATTAATTCCAGGTACCGGGAATATATCTTATTTTTAGGCAAATTATCATAAAAACCTTTTTCATATGGGTCCTTGCCATCTACTACATGTATTGAAGCAATAATAAGATCGAATTCATATTTATTAACTGTCTCCAAAGTTTTATTTATAACATGTGGTTGAATTCCAACTTCAATACCCTTAATTATTTTAAGTCCTGGTTCATATTGATTCTTAAGTAAATCCATATATTTCATATATTTGTCAAAATCAATTACTGATACATCTTCATATCCAGGAAAGTCATAGTCCAGATGATCAGTAAAAGCTATCCCGTTTAACCCTTTTTTTAAAGCGGTTTCACAAGCTTTATATAAGTCCATGTCACTGTCAAAAGAAAGAAATGAATGCATATGATTGTCAAACATTTCAATTAATCCTCCATATTATTCTTATAAAGCCTTTATCTGAAATTAGAAAAATAATAATAAATTAAATTAGCAATATCAGTTATTATTTAATCAGTTATTATTTATATAGTGTTAATTAATAAAATACTGTTAATTAACAAAATATTAAGGTAGGGGAATAGGGGAGCCTTCGATTGAAGTTTCGCTGTTAGA
Proteins encoded in this window:
- the nifS gene encoding cysteine desulfurase NifS: MEKRFIYMDHSATTALKPEVLEAMMPYLTTKYGNPSTVYSIGRESKMAVEEAREKVAKALGAQPKEIFFTGSGTEADNWAVKGIAFANKDKGKHIITTAIEHHAVLHTCQYLEKNGFEVTYLPVDEYGQVSPEQVEKAIRPDTILVSIMFANNEIGTIQPIAEIGKITREKNVYFHTDAVQAVGNLEVDVEALNVDMLSLSAHKFYGPKGIGALYIRRGTKIGSFMHGGAQERGKRASTENVAGIVGLGKAIEIATSNMKEYNKKLIELRDRTIDEIMKRVPFVRLNGHRTSRLPGNVNFSFEYIEGESLLLMLDMKGIAASSGSACTSGSLDPSHVLLAIGLPHEIAHGSLRLTFGEENTQEDVDYLLEVLPPIVEKLRKMSPLYEII
- the nifU gene encoding Fe-S cluster assembly scaffold protein NifU translates to MYSEKVMDHFMNPRNVGEIENADGVGQVGNPKCGDIMKMYLKIEDNIIKDAKFKTFGCGAAIATSSMATELIKGKTIDEALKITNKTVADALDGLPPIKMHCSNLAEEAIRAAINDYKAKKGIPVEDDGFACSRRCDDIHHHTTDE
- the mnmA gene encoding tRNA 2-thiouridine(34) synthase MnmA, which codes for MAKGKVMVAMSGGVDSSVAAALLLEQGYEVIGVTMQIWQDSGMANRIEGGCCSLSAVDDARRVANKLGIPYYVLNMKDIFADKVINYFIDEYFQGRTPNPCISCNRYVKFDALLRKAVAMGMDKVATGHYARIKYDSGRGRYLLKKSVTEKKDQSYALYNLTQYQLERILTPVGDYTKEEIRKIAENIGISVAHKPDSQEICFVEDNNYGRFISESCPGKVKPGNFVDKDGNVLGRHKGIIYYTIGQRKGLGITFGKPMYVIDIDAEKNEVVLGDETQVFSDSLVANDLNFISIEKLDKEMKVTAKTRYTAKEADATIFPMENGEVKVVFDSPQRAITPGQSVVFYDGDIVVGGGTIVRTPAK
- a CDS encoding glycosyltransferase, producing MVIVLVANNFHADGDISDFSVKDFAEKLSNRGHKIRIITYDDELTGQKNRENSYEIFHVLKLKLPLASLFCRREYKLSAMNINKALSGANVVHICQPSILGKKVYKAAKRSAIPAVAGFYNEPENIIRWLFYRNFSHIHCLSKSVAAQLRAHGYKAWLHVISNEQDSPENSVRRMEIMYSSLSGKRDKNEYAKGLLFKLFSRLFYTCFAIPLMKFWMHVVLGARIRGKENLKGLRSAVTVCNHVHFLDSVMVALALFPRKATFPTFTKNIKSLWPGKIVRILGGVPIPENISEVKTFFNEMEFLLRKNHIVHLFPEGIVRPYDTCLRSFKKGAFYLAAQARVPIVPMIITFEPPKRVYRLIRKKPVMTLHVGKPIEPVDTEPREDAQHRMKVIYKRMNSFAKRNIEQMP
- a CDS encoding spore coat protein, which translates into the protein MAVQLSQKERMLLEDQKSHEEICIQKYNNYANQTQDPQLKQLFKNYAKQEQEHYNTINQILSGQVPNMAQQQGKQNQQNQQNQQYQQTQAQSGMNNQNDAALCSDMLMAEKYVSSAYNTAIFEFTDTNIRQVLNHIQKEEQQHGEGIFNYMKSKGLYNVQ
- a CDS encoding histidinol-phosphatase HisJ family protein; translated protein: MFDNHMHSFLSFDSDMDLYKACETALKKGLNGIAFTDHLDYDFPGYEDVSVIDFDKYMKYMDLLKNQYEPGLKIIKGIEVGIQPHVINKTLETVNKYEFDLIIASIHVVDGKDPYEKGFYDNLPKNKIYSRYLELILFMINNYSNYDIVGHFDFIIRKANYYDRSLKYADYSDLFDAILKKIVSDGKGFEINTRSYLNRNDGKPVPVYDKNILLRYKELGGEIITLGSDSHSEEHIGYKFEDFSKLLLDSGFKYVAHYENRKPVFTRL